The Candidatus Denitrolinea symbiosum DNA window ACGGGACGGTCCATTCCCTCGACGAGGAGATCGAACTCGACCGCTACAAGATCCACACCATCGAAGCGGTGGTGGATCGTCTCGTCATCGCGCATCCCGAAGATAAGGAAGAGAAGAAAGCCAGCCGCACGCGGCTGACGGATTCGGTGGAGACGGCGCTGAAGTTTGGCGACGGCTACGTCACGGTGAACATCGTAGAGAATAGAGAACAGAGAACAGAGAACAGTAAGGGCGATAAGGGACTGCTCTCTGCTCCTCCGCTCTCTGATCTCCATTTCTCCGAGCATCTCGCCTGTCCCGAACACGGCATCTCCATCCCCGAAATCGAGCCGCGCACATTTTCGTTCAACACGCCGCACGGCGCCTGTCCCGACTGCCAGGGACTCGGCACAAAATTCGAAATTGACCCCGACCGCATCATCCCCGACCGCGACCGTTCGCTCATGGACGGCGCCATCGCCAGCATGGAGTGGAGCGGGCCGAAAGAGGAAGGCGGCTACTACTGGCAGACTCTCGAAGCCGCGGCGCGCGCCTATCGCATTGACCTCAACAAGCCCGTCAAAGACCTGACCGAGGAACAACTCAACATCATCCTTTACGGCACCGGCAGCCGGCAGGTGCAGATGACCTATCACAACAGCAGCGGCAACGAGTTCAAATTCTCGCGCGCTTTCGAGGGCGTCATCACCAACCTCGAACGCCGCTACAAAGACACCAACTCGGAATACATCCGCGCCAAGGTCAGCGAGTTCATGTCGAACAAGCCCTGTCCCACCTGCGGCGGCAAACGCCTGCGCCCCGAAGCCATCGCCGTCACCGTGGACGACGCCAACATCATTGACGTGACGGGCTGGCCTGTGATCCAGACCCAGGAGTGGGCGGCCAAACTCGGCAAAAAATTGACGTCCCGACAGAAGGCCATCTCGGAGCGAATCTTAAAGGAAATCGTCGAGCGTCTGACCTTCCTCGTCAACGTGGGACTCGACTACCTGACGCTGAACCGCTCCGCCGCGACGCTCTCGGGCGGCGAGGCCCAACGCATCCGCCTCGCGACGCAGGTGGGCTCGCGGCTCGTCGGCGTCCTCTACGTGCTGGACGAACCCTCCATCGGACTCCATCCGCGCGACAACACGCGCCTGCTCGACACGCTCAAGGGACTGCGCGACCTCGGCAACACGGTCCTCGTCGTCGAACACGACAGCGACACCATCCTAACCTCGGACTGGGTCGTGGACCTCGGTCCCGCCGCGGGCGAACACGGCGGACGCGTCGTCGCCGAGGGGACGCCGAAGCAGATCCTCGCGCACCCCAGGTCGCTGACGGGCGCGTACCTGTCCGGGCGCAAACAGGTCGCCGTCCCGCGCGAGAGGCGGACGGGAAACGGCAGGAAGTTGAAGATCGTCGGCGCGCGGGCGAACAACCTGAAAAATATTGACGTCACGATCCCGCTCGGCAAGTTGGTCTGCATCACGGGCGTCAGCGGCTCGGGCAAGTCCACGCTGATGACGGACGTCCTCTACGAGGCGCTGGCCGGGAAATTAATGGGCGCGCGCACGCAGCCCGGCGAGCATACGCGCATTGAGGGCATCGAGCGCCTCGACAAGATCATCAACATTGACCAGTCGCCGATCGGCCGCACGCCGCGCTCCAATCCCGCCACTTATACGGGATTGTGGGACGAGATGCGCAAGTTGTTCGCAGAACTGCCCGAGTCGAAGATGCGCGGCTACAAGCCGGGCCGCTTCTCGTTCAACGTCCACGGCGGGCGCTGCGAGGCCTGCCAGGGACAGGGCGAACTGCGAATCGAAATGCAATTCCTGCCGGACGTGTACGTGCCGTGCGACGTGTGCCACGGCAGCCGTTTCAACCGCGAGACGCTGCAAGTCCGCTTCAAGGAACATTCCATCGCGGACGTGCTGGGCATGACGGTTGACCGCGCGCTGGAAACGTTCGCCGCCTTCCCCCACATGGTAAACAAACTCAAACTGCTGCAGGAAGTCGGTCTCGGCTACGCGCGCGTCGGGCAGCCCGCGACCACGCTTTCGGGCGGCGAGGCGCAGCGCGTGAAACTGGCGAAGGAACTCTCCCGCCGCGCCACGGGACGTACGCTCTACGTGCTGGACGAACCCTCCGTCGGGCTCCACGCCGCGGACGTTCACAAACTGATCGAGGTGTTGCAGCGCCTCGTCGACGCGGGGAACTCCGTCCTCATCATCGAGCACAACCTCGACATCATCAAAGTGGCCGACTGGATCATTGACCTCGGTCCCGAGGGCGGCGGCCGCGGTGGCGAGCTGATTGCCGAGGGGACGCCCGAGCAGATTATGAAGGCCAGAAACTCGTACACGGCGAAATTCCTGAAAGAACACATGAAATGAATATGAGAGGCCGGGCTGTTACGGGAATCCCGGCCTCATAAATCGAGCAAGTTCAGGTAGAATTGGGGCGGCTTCGGGGAGCGAGATCCCTGCCCGAGGCCAAAAGGATGACGATCTATGAATAGACCTGGAAGACCATCTACGTTCAAGCCTCTTACGCCCCGGCGACGGCGTCGTTTGCCGAGTCCCAACCTGCTTGTCATCGGCGCGGTTGTCGTCGTGGCGCTCGGATTGATCCTCATTGGGAGTTCGCTCATCGGACCGGGCAAGCCCATCAACAACTGGCTGGCCACCGATACGCCCACTCCCACCGTCACGAACACGCCCACCGCCACGGCCACCGCGACTTCCACGCCGACCGAGACGCCCACCCCCACCGTCACGAATACGCCCACGCCGTCGGCGCCTTTCCAATACACCATCCAGGATGGCGACAACCTCGTAACCATCGCCCAGAAATTCAGCCTGGCCGAGGACGGCATCCCGCTCATCCTGCAACTCAACGCAGCCATTGCGGACAACAAAGGCATCATCTTCCCCAACCAGGTGATCTGGATCCCCAACCCGGACATGCGCCTGCCGACGGCTACGCCGATCCCTCCCACCATTCCACGCGGCACGATCTTCGAATACATGGTGTTGCCCGGCGACACGCTGGCAGGCATCGCGGCCAAGTTCAACAGTTCCGTGGACGAGATCATGAAACTCAACAAGATCGACGACCCCAACGCGTTGAGCGCCTACGTCACGTTGAAGATCCCCGTAAACATGGTCACGCCCACATCCACCCGCCCGCCGACTTCCACGCCGGTCACGTTTACCGCGACGCCGCCCTTCCTGACCCCCGCGCCTACAAATACGCCTTAAACGCGCTGGACAAATCCGCGCTTCTCGCGTAAAATCCCGCTTCGCTATCGTAAGAATCAAATTTGGAGAAACACCTGTGGCAAATATCAAGTCTCAAATCAAACGCAACAAGCAGAACGAAAAGAAACGCCTGCGCAACCGAACCTACCGCGGCGCGGCGCGCACGGCCGTCAAGAACGCGCGCAAGACCATGTCTGAGGCCGAAGTTAAGATCGCCATCAGCGCGCTCGATACGGCCGCCGAAAGGGGCGTCATCCACGCGAAGAACGCGGCGCGGCGCAAATCCCGCCTGATGAAGGCCGCCAACAAGGCCGCCCAGGCAGGGACCGCCTCCGCCAAGTAACTGACTGGAAGCGCACATTAGAAGCGGGAGTCGAAAGGCTCCCGCTTTTTTTCGTTAATTTGACGTTGTGTGCGACAAGCAGTCTACAAGATACGCAAGACGGACGCGTAGGTCCGCCCCTACAGGTTGATGTGATACACGCGATGGTTTTTGTATTCCACGCCGTTCAGGTTTTTCAGGTCTGCGCGCATCTGTTTGGTGGTTTCGGCCACCTGCGTCATCTCGACGTGTTCGAACTGGCCGAAGCCGAGCAGGGTTTTTCCCATCTCGTAATAGAGCAGCGCGTTGCCTCCCATGCCCTGGAATTCGGGCAGGATGCCCATCCCGTTGCCGCTGACGGTCTTCGTGCGCTTCATTTCGAACAGGAGGTCGGGCAGGCCGAAGGGGAGCAGCTTCCCTTTGGCGCGCTGGAGCGCGGCGGAGACGTCGGGGAAGGCGAAGAGGAAGCCGACGATCTCCTCCTCGTGCAGGATGATCTTGATGAGGCGCGGGTCGGCGACGAGGAAGACGTTGTCCACCGCGAATTGGACGTCGCCCTCGGAGAAGGGATAGTATTCCCAGTTGTGGATGAAGGCCTTGTTGTAGGCGCGTCCGATGCGCGGCGCCCATTGGACGAGTTCGCGCTTGCTCTTGAATCTCTTCACCCACAGGTTGCCGCGTTTCAGGACGCGCTCGGCGATGCGTTCGACGCGCTCGGGAATTTCGAACGCGTTCGAGGGCAGGTAACAGGAGACGAAGTCCACTTCCTTTTCGAAGCCGAGCGTCTCGACCAGTTTGGGGTAGTAGGCGTAGTTGTAGTTCATCATCGTCATCATCTGGCGATGCTCGAAGCCGAGAATCTGGATGCCGTAGCCGTCGAAGGGGGAGAGTCCTTTGGGACCGATCAAGGTGTCCATGCCGCGCGCCCGCGCCCAGTCGAAGACCGCGCCGAAGAGCGCGTCGGCCACGGATTGGTCGTCCACCGATTCGAAAAATGAAAATTGCGCCTTCTTCGTCCCGTGATATTCGTTGAAGGGTTTGTTGATGCCCGCGCAGACGCGTCCGACCGTCTGTCCGTCGCGGACGGCGAGGAAGAAGTCCGCTTCGGAATGTTCAAAGAAGGGATGCTTTTTCCGGTTGAGCGGCAGGTATGCGTCTATGAAGAGGGGCGGCACCCACTGCGGACAGTCTTTATAAAGTTGGTAGGGGAACTCAACGAAGCGTTTAACCTGGTCTTTATCGCTGGTGTCTACTTTTTCGATAGTCAGCATGGCGGCGCTCCTCGATGGATTTTCGCCGAGTATAAAGCGCTTTTGAAAAATGAGCGATTGCGTTTTGAAACGCCCCGCTTGAATTTAGAGAAAAGACATGCTATAGTGTTTATAAGCAAGTCCCTTGGGAAGGATACTTGTGTTTTTCGGGAGGAAGAAATGAATACTACGAACCAGCCTGTTCCTTCGGGAGATAAAACGGGCGTATGGCTTGGTATTATCGCGGGCGGGATTGTCGTCTGCGTCTGTGTGCTGGCAGTGGGATTGATCCTCGGACTGGGGGTCGGCGGGAAACTCCCGATGACTTTCCTGGCTTCTCCAACGCCTTCGCCGACTTTTACGCCGACGGCGGCGCCTACTGATACACCGACGCCTGTTCCTACCGACACGCCTATACCTACCGACACACCCACGCCTGTGCCGTCGCCTACGATGACGCCCCTTGTTCGGGAATCACTCGATACGATCATCAACACGGTGAAGCCCGCGTCGCAGGGCAATCCTGTGACTGAGGCGGGGGCTTACGACGCGAAGGACAAGAAGATCCATCCGTTGGTTGTTGTTTCTCAAAGAGACCAGGAGGGATGGAACGCCAGCCTGCCCGCGACATGGAAGCCTTTGAATGTGGGGCAGGTCGAATTGGTTGCCGTGGTCTTGTATAAAAATGTGGAGATCGAGAAAGCGCGCTATATCGGCAAAGGTACGGGGATAGTTTTCGTCAGCCGCATGCGCGTAGATGTCGAGGTCATCCTGCGTGAAGCGCAGACGGGCCGGAGTATCGCCTCGCAAACCTTCCGAGGCGGAGAGCCGCCCAGTTTGCCTCGCTCCCTTCCGATTGGGACAACTGCCTTGTATGGAACCTCTGTCGCATATGAGACGGTTAATAGCTGGCTTAAGACATACGTGGAGCCGTAACAGGTTTCGTATTGAATAAGCGGTCACTTCAAAGCGACCGCCTATTTTTTATGGCTGCACGCCAACAAACTGCAGGGCGTAGATGGAATCCTTATAGCCAGGGTGGACTTGCAGCGCCTTGCGCCAATTCGCGACGGCGCCTTCGAGGTCGCCCCGTTTCCAGAGTCCCCATCCATGCCAGAGCAGGGCTTCTTCGGCGTACCAGCCGTTGATGGGTTTGTAGGTTTTCTCGGTGAGTTCCAGAAGGTAGTCGGCGCGGTCGGCGTTGAAGTAGGCCACGAAAGGCCAGAACTGGTAACGCGTCATGCGCTGGGGCAGGCCGATGGTGAAGGCCTGGTCGAAGGCTAGCGCGGCCTCCTGGTAGCGTTCGAAGTAGGTGAGCGACGCGCCGAGGTTGAACCAGCCGAACGCGTCCTGGGGATCGGCGGCCACGTCGGCGTTGGCGAGGTCGAGGGCGCGCTGGCGGTTCAGGTCGGGATCCCAGTCCGCGCCGAGGATGGATTGGATCTCGGCCTCATCCTGCGGGAAGTAGATGACCATGTAGAGATAGTTGAACGGCTTCCAGTTCTGTTCGAGCGTCTCGTACGGGACTTTTTTGTCCGCGTCCGTCGCCGCGCCGTGCTGCGAATCCTGTACGAGGAAGGTTTTTTCCGCCTCGTCGTATCCGTTGACGAGCAGGTAGTGCGCGTCCCACAGGTCGTCGTTGGGACCGTTGGCGTCCTGCTGGTCGATCTTCGAGGCCACTTCCACGATGACGGGATAGTTGGCCGCCAGAAGCCGCTTGAGCAGGTCGAGCGTCCCGGCCACGCGGTATTCGGCTTTTAACCAACCCGCTTCGTTCAGGATGTAGTAGCGGAGTTCTTCCGGGTTGACGTTGCGGTCCTGTTTGACGGGTTTGACGACGGCCGCGACGTCGTATTGACTCCCCTGCCAGCCATACATACGAAGCGCCATAGACAGGGTGGCCGGGCCGCAGTTGTTGATGTCCTGTTTTTCGTAGTCGGGAGACGGGATGTGGACTTGCGGCGGGAGCGGGACAGCCGTCGGCGAGGGAGTGGCCGAGGCGGACGCGTCCGCCGTCGGGGTCGGCGGGGGAGGCGTGAACGTCGGGAAGGGAGTCGAGGGCTGGGGCGTCGGGATGACGACCGG harbors:
- a CDS encoding excinuclease ABC subunit UvrA; the protein is MSPNSIRVVGARVHNLKNITVEIPRDKFVVITGLSGSGKSSLAFDTIFAEGQRRYVESLSAYARQFIGQMAKPDVDYIEGLSPAVSIDQKSTSHNPRSTVGTVTEIYDYLRLLFARVGIPHCPICGREVVKQSAQEIVDAIESLPEGTRILLLAPVVRARKGTYQAVFEEIRKAGFVRARVDGTVHSLDEEIELDRYKIHTIEAVVDRLVIAHPEDKEEKKASRTRLTDSVETALKFGDGYVTVNIVENREQRTENSKGDKGLLSAPPLSDLHFSEHLACPEHGISIPEIEPRTFSFNTPHGACPDCQGLGTKFEIDPDRIIPDRDRSLMDGAIASMEWSGPKEEGGYYWQTLEAAARAYRIDLNKPVKDLTEEQLNIILYGTGSRQVQMTYHNSSGNEFKFSRAFEGVITNLERRYKDTNSEYIRAKVSEFMSNKPCPTCGGKRLRPEAIAVTVDDANIIDVTGWPVIQTQEWAAKLGKKLTSRQKAISERILKEIVERLTFLVNVGLDYLTLNRSAATLSGGEAQRIRLATQVGSRLVGVLYVLDEPSIGLHPRDNTRLLDTLKGLRDLGNTVLVVEHDSDTILTSDWVVDLGPAAGEHGGRVVAEGTPKQILAHPRSLTGAYLSGRKQVAVPRERRTGNGRKLKIVGARANNLKNIDVTIPLGKLVCITGVSGSGKSTLMTDVLYEALAGKLMGARTQPGEHTRIEGIERLDKIINIDQSPIGRTPRSNPATYTGLWDEMRKLFAELPESKMRGYKPGRFSFNVHGGRCEACQGQGELRIEMQFLPDVYVPCDVCHGSRFNRETLQVRFKEHSIADVLGMTVDRALETFAAFPHMVNKLKLLQEVGLGYARVGQPATTLSGGEAQRVKLAKELSRRATGRTLYVLDEPSVGLHAADVHKLIEVLQRLVDAGNSVLIIEHNLDIIKVADWIIDLGPEGGGRGGELIAEGTPEQIMKARNSYTAKFLKEHMK
- a CDS encoding 30S ribosomal protein S20; translation: MANIKSQIKRNKQNEKKRLRNRTYRGAARTAVKNARKTMSEAEVKIAISALDTAAERGVIHAKNAARRKSRLMKAANKAAQAGTASAK